DNA from Castellaniella sp. MT123:
CATTGATGGCCAATGTTTCGTAGACGGCGCGCTGCGGATTGATGAAAGCCCGGACCCGCCGGACGATGTCGCTCGCCCGGGTCGCCTGCTCCACGATCCCGTCCAGCGCGGTCGCTATCATCGGCGACAGGTCCGGATCCGCCATGGCGCGAGCGGCCAGCGCGAAGTTGGACAAGGCCATCAAGGGCTGATTGAGATCGTGGGCGATTGTCGAAGCCATCTCGCCGACACTGGCCAGCCGCGCGCTGTGCTGCAGCTGACGCTCCTGCTCGCGCTGGCGGGCCTCGGCCTGCTTCTGTGCGGTGATGTCCACGATGGAACTCATCCAGCCGCGGTACAGGCCCCGGGCATCGATCAGCGGCGCGGCATAGACCATGCAGATCACCTCGTGACCGTCCCGATGGCGGAATCGCGTCTCGAACCCATGCGGCACCCCGCCATTTCGCGTGGCCTCATGTTCGTGCAGCAGCTGCGCCACATCATCGGGATGCCAGTAAGGATAGGGCGGCACGCAGCCCAGCAACTCGTCCTGGGGGAACCCGACCATCTCGCACAGGGCGCGATTCACGTAGATCACGCGGCCTTGCGAATCGTGGGCCCGCATGCCGACCAGCAGGGAATCTTCCATCGATTTGCGAAAGGCGTGGGCTTCTTCGAGATCGCGGGTGCGATCCTCGACGCGTCGTTCCAGCTCGACACGGGCCTGACGCTGCTCGGCATACCGTTTCTCGCGCTGACGCCAGGACACCAGGCCCAGCAGCAGCACGGTGGCCACCAGCGCGGCAATGATCTCGGCTTTCAGACGAGACCGCCAGACCTCATCGAGGTTTCCGGTCACGGTCAGCGTCCAGCCGAGCTCAGGCAGGTGCGTGCGCAAGGCCAGCAGCTCGCGCGGCCGCCCATCCAGCCGGGTCCGGATCAGCAAGCCCGGCAGATCGGCATCCTGCTCGAACTGCCAGGGCAAGCGTTCGAAGCGATCCCGCGCACCGTACTGGGCATGCTGGTGCAGCCATTCCAGATCGGCAGGCGCCAGATCCCGGTCGGCCCGGTACAACCAGTCGGGGACCGAACTGAGGAACACGATACCGTGACGATCCTGCAGCAAAACCGGATCCGTCGCACGCGACCAAGCCTGCTCGACCCGCTCCAACCCGAGCTTCACAACCACGACGCCAACGATGGCGCCCGCATTCCGGACGGGTTCCGCGATGAACAGGCCAGGCTGACCCGTCGTCAGTCCCACACCGTAAAACAAGCCACGCCGCCCGCCCAATGCGTCCTGGAAATAGGGCCGCAAACGATAAGAGTGTCCGACGAAGGTGGTCGGCTGATCCCAGTTGCCGGCGGCCAGCGTCAGCCCCTGGGAGTCCACCACGTACAGGACCTCCGCACCGGTCTGTCGCTGCAGGTCGGCCAGGTAGCGATCAACCCGGGTCACCTGGCCCCGGTCCGCGGGATCCCGCAGCAACGTCAAGACATCCGGATGGCGCGCAACCACGTAGGGTAGATCGCCGTATTTCTCGACGATGCCGCGCAGGGCCAGAACGTAGGCGTCGGACGCCTGGCGAAGACTGGCCTCGCGGAGATTGAGTTCCTGATCCTGGGACCAGCGCCCGGCCACCAGGATCAGCAACAGGCCGGCCAGGGCGGCAAGGCCCCAGCGCCAGAAACGCAGGACGGGGAAGCGGGAAATCGGGCTCATGGGCGTGGCGGCACCTGGATGGAAACAAAATAGCACAGCCGCCGCGGCTGCCTATACCGAGCAGCCGACCTGCGTAGTTCTACGGAGATCGGCACCGTGAAAGCTCCGGATGCGCCACCGCCTGCGCGGATAGATACTCCAGCCACAATATCCCCTGCTCACTTGGGCATGGACACACCAGGAGACAGCCCGGCAGCCTGCGCGGGCGCAGGGGAACTCCCAGGAGTTCACACACATGACAACAGCGACAAACCGACTGGCGGGCGGCCTCGACGCCGCCGCCCAGACGACCCATGACGACAATCCCTCGACCCGCAAGGTGGTCAAGGCCATCCTCGCCGCGTCCAGCGGCAATCTGGTCGAATGGTTCGACTTCTACACCTACGCTTTCTTCAGCGTCTATTTCGCGGAGCAGTTCTTCACCGGCGTCGGGCAGACCGGCGCCTACATGCAGGCCGCCGGCGTCTTCTTCATCGGCTTTCTGATGCGGCCAGTCGGCGGCTACCTGTTTGGCCGCATGTCCGATCGCTACGGCCGCAAGCGCGCCATGGTCGTCTCCATCCTGATGATGGGATTCGGATCACTCGGCCTGGCGCTGCTGCCGACCGCGTCCACCGTCGGCGGCCTGGCCCCGGCGCTGCTGATCCTGATGCGCTGCATCCAGGGAATCTCGGTGGGCGGTGAATACGGATCGACGGCCACCTACATGTCCGAGGTTGCCCAGCGAGGGCGCCGCGGCTTCTTCTCGTCCTTCCAGTACGTGACGCTGATCGGCGGCCAGCTGCTGGCGAGCCTGCTCGCCGTCATCATGACGCATGCCCTGGGCAGCGACCAGATCTCGGCGGGCTGGTGGCGCCTGCCCTTCGTGATCGGCGCGCTTGCCGCGCTGGTGTCCCTGTGGCTGCGCTCCGGCCTGGAAGAGACGACTACCACGACGGATCGCCACCGCGCCGGGTCCGGATCCTTTGCCGAGGTCATGCGCTATCCCCGCGCATTCTGGGTGGTGCTGGGCATCACCTGCATCGGCTCGCTGGCGTTCTACGTCTTCACCACCTACATGCAGAAGTATCTGATCAACACGGCCGGCCTGAGCAAGGGCCTGGTCGCCGAGATCATGACCGTCTGCCTGCTGGTCTTCATGATGATGCAGCCCTTGGTCGGCATGGTGTCGGACCGCATCGGCCGCAAGAACTCGATGCTGATCTTCGTTGCCGGCATGATCGTTCTGCCCGTTCCCCTGCTGGCGGCGATCGGCAGACAGCAGTCGCCCGTGGCGGTGGGCCTGCTGATCCTGCTGGCGATGGTCTTCCTGAGCTTCTACACCTCGATCTCGGGCATCGTGAAGGCCGAGATGTTCCCCGCCCACATACGGGGTCTGGGAGTCGGTTTCACCTACGCCATCGGCAATTCCCTGTTCGGCGGATCGGCCGAATATGTCGCACTGTTCATGAAGAACCAGGGCATCGGCGGTGTGTTCCCCTGGTATATGGTGGCCATCGCGGTGTGCGGACTGACGGCGGTCCTGGCGATGCATGACAACCGCCGTCATTCGACGCTGGACAACCCCGAAAGCAGCGCCTACGGCCGCTGATCCAGACCGGGCCTGCGCACGCGGGCCCGGCTTGCCAACAGCGCCAGAGCGATCACGCAAAAGCCCGCCCCAGCGTAAAAGGTGACCGGTGCCCCGAACCGGTCCCACAGCAGGCCGGCAATCACGCTGGCAAAGAGCATCGCCAGGCCGCAGACCAGGTTGAAGACACCATACGCGGTGCCGCGCAGATCGGCCGGGGCGACCTCGGCCACCATGGTCGCCAGCAGCCCCTGGGTCGCACCCAGGTGAATGCCCCACAGAATGGTCCCGGCCAGGACGATCGCCCAATGACTGCTGGATGCCAGCAACAGATCGGCCACGACCATCACCCCGAGACCCAATGCCAGCAGACCACGGTGGCTGATTCGGTCGGACAGCTTGCCGAAGGGATACGCCGATAGGGAGAAAGCCAGGTTCATGGCGACGATCGCCAGCGGCACCAGAGCCATGGCAATGCCGCTTTGCTGCGCTCGCAGCACCAGGAAAGCCTCGCTGAATCGGGCCAGCGTGAAGACGGCACCCATGATGACCACCCACCAATACGGCGACGTCAGCCGGCGGAGGTTTTCGCGCCGGATCGGGTTGGTGCGCTTCGCCTTGTTGCCCGCAGCCGCGGGTTCTCGCAGGCCGAAGGCCAGCAGCGCCGCGCTGGCAAGCCCGGGAATGACCGCGATCCAGAAAACCGTCCGGAAGTGATCGGACCACAGCAGCATCAGGCCGACCGCCAGCAGCGGCCCCAGCGTCGCGCCGACGGCGTCCAGCGTCTGGCGCAAGCCGAAGGCGGCACCCCGGATGTTAGCTGGCGTCAGATCCGCCACCAGCGCATCGCGGGGAGCGCCCCGAATCCCCTTGCCGACACGATCCAGCAACCGCGCGGTCAGGACGACCCCAACGGTGGGCGCCACGGCAAACAGCGGTTTTGTCAGTGCGGCCAAGGCATAACCGAACACGGCCAGCCCCTTGCGCCTGCCCAGATAATCGCTGAGCACCCCGGAGAACACCTTGACGATGAGCGCCGTCGATTCGGCCAGGCCTTCCACCCAACCGACTTCCAAGGCGCTGGCCCCCAGTGTCGTGATCATGAACATCGGCAACAGACTGTGGATGAGCTCGGACGATACGTCCATCAACAGACTGACGAAACCCAGCACCCAGACCCCACGCGGGATGGCAACCGCCATGTTCATGCATCCTTTCAGAAATGGCGGCCCAGTTCCAGTCCGCCAGCACTCAGCGGCCTGTCGAGAAAATACCCCACCGTCGCCCCCAGGGGCCGCGTCAGAACGAAGGCGGCCCAGAACAGCAGCGTAGTCGAAATCCGGGCTCAGTCATAGGTGGCGGCCACGATCGCCTGCAGAACGCAAAACACCAGTGCGCCCCAGGACGGATAACCGGACAATAATCGTGTTGGTCCGAACCCATTAGACCGCTTGCAAGCTCTATGAAAGCGCAGGGCCTTCGTGACCCCGGCCACTCAGCGACCGAAGGTGCCGCTTTCGCGATGCCACAGGACAGGAGCCAGACCATGACCGATACACATGACCGCGACAACCTCATCATGGCGGCGCAAACGGGCGATTCAACGGCGATCGCCGATCTGCTCACCGTCTGCCAGGCGGACGTGCGCCGCTACGCGCGCAGGCACTGTCAGCCCAGCGATGTCGATGACGCAGTCCAGGAATCCTTGCTGATCATTGCCCGCAAGGTCAGGGGCCTGAAAGCGGCGGTGGCGTTCTCCTCGTGGCTTTTTACCGTGGTCAAGCGCGAGTGCGGAAAACTGTCCCGGATGATGTTTCGGTACGAACCGCTGCCGGATGAACTTGCGGAAGAGAAATTGTTGCACAGGCCAACCGACGAGTTGAGGATCGATCTTGCCCATGCGCTGGAATCGCTGCCGGCACATTATCTCGAGGTCATTCTGCTACGCGATTTCGAGGAACTGACCATTGCGGAAATCGCCGACCGGCTGGAAGAACCGCACGGCGCGGTGAAAAGCCGTCTGCACCGGGCCCGGGAACTGGTCCGGGAATATCTGCTGGCCCCGCAATAGGCGGGTACTGGGCAACACGAAGGCCAGACACGCTCATGCATCTACCCGATTGCGCGCATAACATGGATGGATGTAGGGTTAAGCATCCACGGTAGTCGCGCGAGACCCAGGCCCAGGTTCGATTCATCCGTTCCCCGCCCGCCCCGAACACGGGTCATTCAGATCCAGGAGCATCCCGATGAGCAAAAAACCGATTTTCTCGAAATATCGCCTTGTAGTTCTGGCAAGCAGTGCCATCATCGGCACGTTGACCGCCGGCGGCGTTGCCCTGGCGGATCAAAGCAAGGTGATGCTCAGCGGCACCCAGGAAGTTCCCGCCGTCACCACCTCGGCCAAGGGCGAAGGTACGATCACCATCGACGCCGACCGATCCGTCAGTGGCAGCATCATGACGTCGGGCGTGGCGGCCACCATGGCGCACATCCACGAAGCCGCCGCCGGCAAGAACGGTCCCGTCATTATCCCCCTGGAAAAGAAGGGGGACACCGAATGGGTCGTACCGGCGAACGCCAAGCTGACCGATGCGCAGTACAAGGCCTACAAGGCGGGCGATCTGTATGTCAACGTGCATAGCGCCGCGCACCAGGCGGGCGAGATCCGGGCTCAGATCAAGCCCTGACATCCCTTCCGCGCCAGGCCATGGATGCCCACCAGTACCGTGAGCAGCGGCATCGGTGCGGCCGTGCACAGGCGATCACAAGCAATGCTCATTTTGCCGAAGCTCAGCCACTCCAGACCTCATCGTAGTAGCGCATCCAGTTCAACCCCAGCACCTTTTCAATGCGAGACCCCGGCCAGCCTGCCTGCTCCATCGCCCGGGTCAGGTTGGGAAATTCACCGATCGTGCGGATGCCTTCGGGGTTGAGAATGGTACCGAAGTCAGTCAAACGCCGATAGCGGCCCTTGTCATGCATGATCCAGTCGAAGAAGCCTTTATCGTAGCCTTGGGTGAAGTCGCTGCCGATGCCCACGCAATCATCGCCAATCAGATTGATCACGTAGTCGAAAGCTTCAACATAGTCGTGAACATCCGCCTCGATCCCCCTGCGCAGAAATGGGGAAAACATGGTGACTCCCACAAAACCGCCATGATGGGCGATAAACTGCAGTTCTTCATCGCTTTTATTGCGCGGGTGATCCTTGAGCCCCGAGGGCAGACAGTGCGAATAGCACACTGGCTTGCTCGAAGCAAGAATAGCTTCGCGGGAGGTGTTCGCCCCAACATGCGACAGGTCGACCATCACGCCGCAGCGGTTCAACTCCCCGATGACTTCACGTCCATAGCCCGAAAGACCGCCATCACGCTCATAACAACCGGTACCGACCAAGTTCTGCGTGTTGTAGCAAAGCTGTACGACACGCACACCCATGTCGGCAAACGCCTCGATGCTGCCGAGCAGATCCTCGAACGCATACGAATTCTGAAAGCTGAGAATGATGCCGGTCCTGCCTTCCTTTTTCGCCTGGCGGATATCATTGGCAGTGCGCACCAGGGTCACCAGTTCCGCATTATCACGAATCAGTTTCTTCATATCCGCAATGTTCGCCACAGTATCCCGGAAACCCTCCCAGATGGATACCGTGCAACTGGCGGCGCTCAGTCCGCCTTTCCTCATGTCTTCAAAAATGGACCGATCCCACTTGGCAACGATCAGACCATCGATGACGATGCTGTCATCGTGCATGGGCCCCATGGCGCGTTCTCCCTGTTCGATAGACACGTTACGCGCCGCTGGCGGGTACCAGCACGCCGGCGTCACTGTGCCATGACAGCCGCACATCCTGCCCCTGGGGCAGAACCGTGGGACCGCCGATCACCGGTGCCTGGCGCCGCGCAGTCAGAACCATCCCCGACTCCGTACGAACTTGATAATCAATCACCAGGCCCCTATAGGTCACTAGCCGGATCTTCGCCTTCAAGGCACCCCCGCCAGCAGCGTCCTGGGCATCACCGATCTGGATGCGTTCGGGACGTAGCGCCATCACGACTTTTCCATCATCGCCAGCCGAAGCGGCCGGAACGAGGTCCCCGCTATCCACCCGGAATGCGCCCGGGCTCTCCACACGTCCGTGCAGTATGTTCGTGACCCCCATGAACTCCGCCACGAACTGGGAAGCTGGCGTATCGAAGATCTCATCCGGGGACCCCGACTGCTCCACACGCCCGTTGCGCATGACCACCACCCGGTCCGACACGCTGAGCGCTTCGTCCTGATCATGTGTCACGAACACAGTGGTGATACCCATTGAGCGCTGAATCTCGCGAATTTCGTTCTTCAGGCCCTGCCGCAGATTTGCATCGAGGTTGGACAGCGGTTCGTCGAGCAAGAGTACATCCGGCTCGATCACCAGAGCACGAGCCAGCGCGACGCGCTGCTGCTGTCCACCAGAAAGCGCCTTGGGCATGCGCTCCGCAAACTCGCGCAGCCGGACCCGGTCCAGCGCGGCATTGACCTTCTTTCGGATTTCGTCCTTCCGCACGCGCCGCATCTCCAGTCCGAACGCCACATTGGCAGCCACGGTCATATGCGGGAAGAGCGCGTAATTCTGAAAACCGAAACCCATGTTGCGCAGATTGGGCGGCAGATCGGTCACATTGCGTCCCCCCACCAGGATCTGGCCGCTGGTCGGGCGGATGAATCCGCCCAGCATGCGCAGAGTGGTGGTCTTGCCGCATCCCGAAGGTCCGAGCAATGTGACTAGCTCGCCGGAACGAATGTTCAGCGAGATGTGATCGACGGCCGTGCTGTTACCGAACTGTTTCGATAGAGCTTGAAGAATTACGTCTGACATGTCTCTCGCCTTTTCTCAAAAGTCATTGCGTTAGAAAACACGGCTCAACTTCACATAGCGGTCACTGATCAGCAGCAGCGTCCCGACGATCAGCATCTGGACGGTCGCCACTGCCGCCACCGTGGAATCCAGATTCCATTCAAGATAGTTGATCAAGGCAATCTGGAGCGTCGTGCGCCCCGGTCCCACCAGAAAGAGAGATCTTTCCAAATCGATGAATGAAATCACAAACGAAAACAGGGCTGCCGCAATCACGCCTGCCCGAATCGTAGGCAAGGTCACACGCCAGAATACAGTCAAAGGCGATGCGCCCAGACTTGCCGCGGCCTCTTCGATAGACCGGTTTGCACCAATCAATGAAGAGGTCACCAGCTTCACGGTCCAGGGCAATGCAATCAAGGCATGTGCAATCAGAAGCCCGCCAACCGTACCTGCGATCTGAATGTCCGAAATGATCTCGAACTCGATGAAAGCCATGAATAGGGAGGCTCCGCCAACGATCCCCGGCACAATAAGCGGAGACATCAGCACCGTCTGGATGGAATCCCTGCCCGGAAACTGATAGCGCACAATGGCCAGGCTGGCCGGGATGCCCAGTATCAGGCTGATGACCGTCGCAATGGCGGCAACTTCCATGCTCACCAGAAAGCCCTCGCGAAATGGATCCATGCCCCAAGCTCGCACATACCACGCCGTCGTGTAGCCTTCGGGCGGGAATGTCAGGATCTGATTGGAGAAAAAACTTGCCCAGATGATGACAGCCAGCGGCAAAACGATGAATGCGACGGAACCGATGGACAGGAATAGATAAACCTTGTTCGATAGCGTGTTCATGATTCAGCCCCCAATACAACCAGCGCACACACCGTGCTGCGAATGTTTTCATGCATCACTCGCTCCATTTACGATAATGACGCTGAGTGACCGCCGTCATTACAACCACCAGCACCAAGGTGACGGCCATCAGGGCAAATGCCAGCGCAGCCCCGAACGGCCAGTTCATGGCTTTGGTGACCTGCTGGTAGATTTCCGGCGCCATCATATGAAACTGGGGTCCGCCGAGCAGTACCGGCGTGGCATAGGCATTCATGGCCAGGATGAAGCACAACATGGTGCCGGTAAGCAAGCCGGGCATGGCCAGGGGAAGCAGGACGCGACGCACGACCGTCAGATGACGAGCTCCAAGGCTCTCGGCCGCGTGCTCCAGGTTGCTGTCTATGCTCTGTATCGTGCCTAGAAGGATGATGATCATGAAGGGCAAGAGCACAGACACCAGCCCTACCAGGACGGCGGTGGGCGTGTACATCACTTTTTCCAGCGACAAACCAACATATCCCGCCATGGTCGACAACAGCCCCTTGTCTCCCAAAACCAGCATCCATGCCGCCGTGCGCACCGCATTGCCCATCAGCAATGGCAGGACAATCATGATGAAGAACACGGATTTCCATCGATCCGACGCGATACGGGCCAAGAAGTAGGCCACCGGAAACCCGAGCATCAGGCAGATGACGGTCGATGCGGCGGACATACCCAGGGTGACAAGCAGAACATCCTGGTAAAAGCGGTCACCGAAAAACTTGCTGTAGTTCTCCAGCGTGAATGTGGAGACCATCAACTCGGCTGGCACAAACTTGTTGAAGCTGTAGCGAAACATCAGCAGCAGTGGCGCCAACAGCCCAAACACCACCAGAAGGGTTGCCGGAGCAACCAGATTGAACACAGGTGATTTGCGCTTCCGTTTGATGGGCATGGCAACGGAAGGACTGACGGAAAAGCTTGTCACAGCCATGATTCTCCCCTATGCGTTCAGACTGCGATGCTTTTGTTCCACCATTCAAGCCAAGCCGCCGTATTCTTTGCCACATACGGATAGTCGGGCATATGCAGCAAGCCCCGTTCTTCGGAAGAGAAATCGATCTTTGCGCGCACGTCCGCCGGAAGTTCCGCGTTGGCGTTCGCCGGCGCGTAGAAGCTGGCTTGTGCCAAGCCCGCCATCGCGCGCTTGTCCAGCATGGCATTTAAATAGACATATGCCGCATCGAGGTTGGGCGCCTTTTTGAGCAATGAAGCACCGAACATGACGCTAATCGCCCCGCCCCCAGGAAACTGGATATCCAGAGGCGCTCCGTCATGGATCCACTGCAGGCCCCGAGCCTTGTAATTCACCGCAATATCGACTTCGCCAGTCAGAAGCGCGGACTGAAGGTGCTGATGCGTGGCGTAGATCTTGGGTTCCGTCAACTTCTTGAGTTCAAGTAGTTGCTTCATCCCGGCTTCACCATCGTTGACCTTGCCGCTGGCGACCAGGCTGGCCATCATGACATAGTTGAAGTAGAGCTGATTGGTCAGACCCAGCTTGCCTAGCCATTTCTTGTCCCACAGCTCCTTGTACGACTTGGGAGGATCAGGGACCTTGTCCTTGTTGAATATGATGACCACGCCGCTATACAGCCACGGCACGAAGTACGGCATCGTTTGCAATTGCTCAGGAACGCTGGCGAAATTCGAGATCTTCGACTTGTCCAGGTCTGCCAAAACCCCATAGTTGTGTAGTTCGTAGGCATCGCCCTGATTGATGTGCATCACATCGATCGTCCCACGGGGCAAGCGCCGCTCTGCAAGTACTTTGGCCTTCCTGTCCGCTTCCACCCCCAGGTCGCGGACGATACGAATGCCCTGACTCTCGACAAGGGGCTTTTCGACGTAGCGGATCGTGCGGTCATTCCAGTCGCCACCCCAGTTTGAAACCACCAGCGTGCCGCCAGCGGCAAAAGAAAGTTTTGGCGCCATGGCCAGCAATCCGGCGGCGCCCAAACTACGGATGATGTCTCTCCTGGACATTGTCATGGAAGCTTGGCTTGGGGTGTATTTCATGCTTGTCTCCTGGACAATCGGCAGATTATTCCGCCTTGTATAGTTCTAACTAAGTTCAATCGATAAGATTTCTATCCATTTCCTTGCAACTACAATTTGACGTGCTGTCGCTCCAATCGGGGCCCGCCGCATTGCGCAACGAACCGCCCTTATCGAAATCCTTGGCCGTTCACGCAACGCGGCGAGCGTGTGAACTAGCTTCCGCGGCGGCTTGGCCGACACGATCGAGGTACTGCAGGCAGGTTTCAGTGGTTTCAACGTCGCCGAACTTTGCATCGATATCGAACAAATTCCAGAGTACGGCGCCAGGGACACGATCCCCGATGGCTTCCTTGACAGCAATCGTGCGGAAGCCGTCAGCGAGGCCGTCGCAGATCGTCTCGCGTACGCAGGCCGAGGCGGTCACACCGGTCACCAGGATCGTATCCACCCCCGCGGCACGCAGGTATCCGGCCAGGTAGGTACCGTGAAAAGCGCTGGCGCGTTTCTTGATCAGCGTCAGTTCGCCTTCGACAGGCGCGATGCGCGAGTCGATCGCCCAGATATCGGGGTTGCTCTGATTGACCACATCAATGGGGATCTTATTGTGCCACAAGCCCATATCAGTATTAGGGTTATGACGGTCTGTGATCTCGTAGCAGGTCGTGACATGGACGACCGGTAAGTTGTACTTGCGGAAGCCTTTTAGCAGCGCCTGCATGGAGGGAATGATCTGGTCATCGACATGCTCGCAAGTGAATGGATTTCCGGGACGCGTCCAGGCATTGGCCAGATCGACGCTGATCAACGCCGGTCGATTGCCAAAGCCGACGCGGCGCTGGAAACCCCGGTCCTGGTAACGGCGGGTTGCTTCGGCGAAAGCGGCTTCCAGTACTTGTTCCAGTTTGTCCGACATGGGGGAAGTTCCTTTAAAAGGTTATCAAGGCGACTTCGGGGCATCCTGGCGACCAGAGTTTTAACGCCCCACTCACGATGTCATCCTAGCAGTGGCACAAACTCATTTGATAATTATTTTGTGGCTATAAATGCATTTTTTGATATGAATGACATTCGATCATCCAGGCAGGTGCTGCTTGCGCAAGCCTGGGCGCCAAGTCTTCGGCAGCGATCGATGACTTCCTGGGCCACGTCGCGCCCAAAATATCTGATAACCTTTTCTGTCCCGCACAGACGGGACAGGCCGGATTTACCCGCCCAGTCTACGTTTTGCACAGCACCGCCTTCTTGCAAACATCTCATACGCAAGGAATCTGCATGAAATGGTCCAAGGCAAGCCGTCCGCCCAATCGTACCGATGCGCCACGCGGGGCGCCGGCAGGACGCCCTTCAGCGCCAGGCCAGGGTGGACAGCCGGGGGGGCTGCATCCTGGCCGCATCTGGTGGCTGTTTCTAGTCGTGCTGGCAGTCAATTATGCATTGATGCGGTTTTTCACGCCGGGCGAGGAAACGCCCATCACAATACCGTATACCGTTTTCAAAGCGCAGGTTACGCAGGGCAACGTGACCGCCATCTATAGCCAGGGTGACCGCATCGAAGGCCGTTTCGTGCACCCCTTCACCTGGCCGTCCCCTGGTGCTTCGGGTGGGGGCTCGCCGGCAGTCGGCTCGGAAAGCAGCCCTCGTACGTCGCACACATTCGAGAGCATCCTGCCGACGTTCATCGACCCGGGGTTCGAGCGTTTCCTGAATGAGCACAAGGTCGAGATCCAGGCCGTACCGATCCAGACAAGCAACTTGATGGGAACCTTGCTGTACGGCTTCGGGCCCGCGCTGATCATCATCGTCTTCTATGTCTGGATGTACCGGCGCGCGGCGCAGGGGGGCGGAGGGATGGGCGCGGCTTTTGGCATGGGCAAAAGCAAAGCGCGCCGCTACGATCAGGATACCGAGCATCGGGTCACGTTCGACGATGTGGCGGGCATCGATGAGGCCGAGAACGAGCTTGTCGAGATCGTCCACTTCCTCAAGGATCCGGAAAAATATTCGCGTCTGGGTGGCTCCGCGCCCAAGGGGGTGTTGCTCATCGGGGCCCCGGGCACCGGCAAGACCTTGCTTGCCAAGGCCGTGGCCGGGGAAGCGGGGGTGCCATTCTTTTCCATGAGCGCGGCGGAGTTCGTCGAGATGATCGTCGGTGTGGGCGCGGCACGGGTACGCGATCTGTTCCGGCAGGCTCGCGAGCATGCACCGTCCATCATTTTCATTGATGAGATTGATTCCATTGGCCGCGCGCGCGGCCAGGTAGCAATCGGCGGGACGAGCGAACAAGAACAGACGCTCAATCAGATCCTGACGGAAATGGATGGCTTTTCCGGGCGCGAAGGCGTCATCGT
Protein-coding regions in this window:
- a CDS encoding extracellular solute-binding protein; the protein is MKYTPSQASMTMSRRDIIRSLGAAGLLAMAPKLSFAAGGTLVVSNWGGDWNDRTIRYVEKPLVESQGIRIVRDLGVEADRKAKVLAERRLPRGTIDVMHINQGDAYELHNYGVLADLDKSKISNFASVPEQLQTMPYFVPWLYSGVVIIFNKDKVPDPPKSYKELWDKKWLGKLGLTNQLYFNYVMMASLVASGKVNDGEAGMKQLLELKKLTEPKIYATHQHLQSALLTGEVDIAVNYKARGLQWIHDGAPLDIQFPGGGAISVMFGASLLKKAPNLDAAYVYLNAMLDKRAMAGLAQASFYAPANANAELPADVRAKIDFSSEERGLLHMPDYPYVAKNTAAWLEWWNKSIAV
- a CDS encoding ABC transporter ATP-binding protein: MSDVILQALSKQFGNSTAVDHISLNIRSGELVTLLGPSGCGKTTTLRMLGGFIRPTSGQILVGGRNVTDLPPNLRNMGFGFQNYALFPHMTVAANVAFGLEMRRVRKDEIRKKVNAALDRVRLREFAERMPKALSGGQQQRVALARALVIEPDVLLLDEPLSNLDANLRQGLKNEIREIQRSMGITTVFVTHDQDEALSVSDRVVVMRNGRVEQSGSPDEIFDTPASQFVAEFMGVTNILHGRVESPGAFRVDSGDLVPAASAGDDGKVVMALRPERIQIGDAQDAAGGGALKAKIRLVTYRGLVIDYQVRTESGMVLTARRQAPVIGGPTVLPQGQDVRLSWHSDAGVLVPASGA
- a CDS encoding ABC transporter permease gives rise to the protein MAVTSFSVSPSVAMPIKRKRKSPVFNLVAPATLLVVFGLLAPLLLMFRYSFNKFVPAELMVSTFTLENYSKFFGDRFYQDVLLVTLGMSAASTVICLMLGFPVAYFLARIASDRWKSVFFIMIVLPLLMGNAVRTAAWMLVLGDKGLLSTMAGYVGLSLEKVMYTPTAVLVGLVSVLLPFMIIILLGTIQSIDSNLEHAAESLGARHLTVVRRVLLPLAMPGLLTGTMLCFILAMNAYATPVLLGGPQFHMMAPEIYQQVTKAMNWPFGAALAFALMAVTLVLVVVMTAVTQRHYRKWSE
- a CDS encoding isochorismatase family protein, producing MSDKLEQVLEAAFAEATRRYQDRGFQRRVGFGNRPALISVDLANAWTRPGNPFTCEHVDDQIIPSMQALLKGFRKYNLPVVHVTTCYEITDRHNPNTDMGLWHNKIPIDVVNQSNPDIWAIDSRIAPVEGELTLIKKRASAFHGTYLAGYLRAAGVDTILVTGVTASACVRETICDGLADGFRTIAVKEAIGDRVPGAVLWNLFDIDAKFGDVETTETCLQYLDRVGQAAAEASSHARRVA
- a CDS encoding ABC transporter permease; translated protein: MNTLSNKVYLFLSIGSVAFIVLPLAVIIWASFFSNQILTFPPEGYTTAWYVRAWGMDPFREGFLVSMEVAAIATVISLILGIPASLAIVRYQFPGRDSIQTVLMSPLIVPGIVGGASLFMAFIEFEIISDIQIAGTVGGLLIAHALIALPWTVKLVTSSLIGANRSIEEAAASLGASPLTVFWRVTLPTIRAGVIAAALFSFVISFIDLERSLFLVGPGRTTLQIALINYLEWNLDSTVAAVATVQMLIVGTLLLISDRYVKLSRVF
- the ftsH gene encoding ATP-dependent zinc metalloprotease FtsH, translating into MKWSKASRPPNRTDAPRGAPAGRPSAPGQGGQPGGLHPGRIWWLFLVVLAVNYALMRFFTPGEETPITIPYTVFKAQVTQGNVTAIYSQGDRIEGRFVHPFTWPSPGASGGGSPAVGSESSPRTSHTFESILPTFIDPGFERFLNEHKVEIQAVPIQTSNLMGTLLYGFGPALIIIVFYVWMYRRAAQGGGGMGAAFGMGKSKARRYDQDTEHRVTFDDVAGIDEAENELVEIVHFLKDPEKYSRLGGSAPKGVLLIGAPGTGKTLLAKAVAGEAGVPFFSMSAAEFVEMIVGVGAARVRDLFRQAREHAPSIIFIDEIDSIGRARGQVAIGGTSEQEQTLNQILTEMDGFSGREGVIVLAATNQPDILDKALLRAGRFDRRVVVNLPDKIGRQAILKVHTRKVPLAEGTSLSQVAEATPGLSGADLKNLVNEAALLAARREQDFVTQKDFDDSLEKIVLGPERPLILSHADRERIAYHESGHAILGLLVAGADPVHRVSIVPRGQALGVTYQRPSSDRYNYPEAYLHARIVGMLGGRAAEEVVYGTRTTGAENDIEQATGLARNMVTRWGMSDKLGMVQLAERQNPYLGNTYGGGPTLSERTASLVDAEVQAIISECHSKALTLLREHRRALDALVQALLERETLNEKEICEATGLPPAAPLEELPHTPA